A window of Amaranthus tricolor cultivar Red isolate AtriRed21 chromosome 8, ASM2621246v1, whole genome shotgun sequence genomic DNA:
TGAAAATCAAAAGTCCAAATCAAATTAAAGTATGAGCTCAGCCCTCTTACatgcaaaaataaatatttaatcaacaatttaagtttttattttttcatccttacttttactattattaatttaattttttcagaGTTTTGTTTTTATCCTTACTTTTAATCtgtattttaagttttattattttatcctTACTTTTTATCtgtactttaaattttatttttttagagtttaatttaatttaatttaacaaaaaatcaaacttcAAATTGAACTCCCAAAGTAGGCTATTACATCCCAAGTTATTAGTTGCATATGTGCCGAACCCGCCGTCTAGCAACTTAGCAACGTATTCACAAAACGAATAAAGTATACACGAAGGAGCGCAACTAAAGTACTCCACTACTCCATATAACAATGGAAAGGGGAACACTCATTGTTATGCATCATCCTTTTTGGCACACTCTCAAACAACCTACTCGAAACCTTCGATCTCTAACTCCTACTTTCCCGCCCTTCATCACCAAAGCTTCCATTTCCAACTATATTCAGGTGACCactttctctcttctctctttttctctctctctaAACTTTCGACCTAAATTCGCTTCCATCCTTATGAATTGTAGTCGGAAGGATACAAAGGCCCTAAACCGAAGAGGAATTTCGTCGCTGATTGGGTCTCTAACAATGACGATGTTGCTCGAAGCTTGCCTATTTATATTGGCGGTTTTTCTCTAATCGCTGTTCTCTTTAATCGTGCTGTTTCCGGTATTGCTCCTGTTGCAGATGCTagcaggtttttttttttttttttattggaaaaattTTGATTTCGCTGTTTGATGTTGTCGTGTCGGTGCTCTACTGGTTGAGTTGATGTGTTTTGGTTATCTGATGATAGGTTTGCTGCAAATGTTATCTGATTTTGGTTATTTAATAATTGCATGAATAAATCCGATCAGGCATTACAGGTAGGTGATGGTTGAAAGAGTTTGTGATTCAATATGCATGAATAAATCCTGTTGCCGATGCTAGTAGGTttgtttattttcaaaattgtgCAATTTCTTGATTTCGTTGAATTTGATGTGTTTGGTTCTTTTctctataatttttaaattgtgATTGTTTATAGCTGGATGTTGTCTTCTTGTTATTGCTGTTACTAATTTTACCTGAGAATATGTATGGAATTTTGCTGCAAATGATGTCTAATTTGAAGTTATTGATAAATGCATGTGTATATTGTGTAACGGTGAATTTGTGAGATGGATAAGCATTACTGCTGAATATGCAAAAAATCAGGATTCGCATACTTAATGCTTACCCTGATAACTGATAAGATATATGAAGTATTCTTATTAACACTACTAATTTTAACTGAGATAATTCTGAGGATATGTATTGAAGTTTGCTTCAAATGCAgtctaatttatattatttgataATGAATCACATTTTGCAGAAATTGCAAAGTAAATAGATGATACTGGTACCATCTGTAAGTAATAGGTTATGAAATGTACTAGGTCAGGAAATTGAACTTGTTTGTTGTGGATATTTAATTGGCTAGTAAGGAAGAATTCATGCAGCCAAAAAGGAGGTGTATTACAAAGGCTAAACGCATGAAACAATATGCTTCTATATGGCCTATGCACAACATTTTTTCTGGtttcaatgaagaaggaagaagTCAAACAAAAGAacgtatgattttttttaagtatgtgGAATAATTAGCAAAATGAAAAGTCAAGAGCAGAAAACTAAGTTGATGAAGCAGAGGGATGAAATTCTGAAATCACTTTTTAGAATGACCATAAGTCTTGAATCTGGAGAGCGGTTGTGAAGAAGATCTCGCTGAATATGTGGAACAACCTTTATCCGTCTTTTAGGCTGAGAAAATATTTGGAAGGACCTAATGAAGATTTAGAGATAGTAACAATCTGGTGATGTTTAGCTTAAAAAACTTCCAACCACCAAGTTTGTTAGCTGTCTATTATTTCTACCTCAAGTGCTAGGTAGATGTTTAGTTTGCAAGCATGATGGCATTTTTGGTTTTCCTTTTTCTAATGCATCCCAGACTGAACAACTCACGTTTGAATTGATTGACATTTAGAAATGGCCATTTGATCAGTATGATTATCACATTCTAAGTTCTAATCCACTCAAGGTCTCAATTTCTTATAAGGCAACTGCTGTATTTCTAATTTACTTCTATAATAGATTTTTCAAATACATTTTTCCCATTTGTGAGTCAGGTGGGGGCAGCCTTCTGAATGCACTAGGGTACTTGTTATGTCTCCTACAAATATATTACCTTCTTTTTAAAAATCTATCTGGAGTTGTAGCCTTGTAGGATATGTTTGCATATGATTCTTATGAAATGTGTTCGTATTTGATTCTTATGGAAATCAGAatgttctcttttttttttttgcagttCGCAATCGAGGGCTGATCTTTTGGCTCTTGGATTGGCTGTTACAAATATCTTAAGTGGTCTTGTATGGCTGTCGATTCGACCCAAGTCTATCTCTAAGGTTcacattttcttttcaaataatAATTCTTGTTCGTTTCTATCATACCTTTTTTCTGATGTTCTCTTGGAACTAACTATTTGTTTACATCATCTGGATTGCACATAAAAATATGTCCATCGCTTTCTTTCCATTTTAGGTGGATCCTAAAGGTGTGGAATGTTGCCGGATTTCTCATAACCTCCCTGATTTTGTTGTTACAGAGTTGAAATGGTACTCTATCTAATGTAATTTTTAAGATAATCTCATTCCATTTCTCTTTTGAGAGCCTTCGATCCCTTTATCTTCCTGTGACGTGTATGTCAAAAGAACGTTTCGCCGTATCTAGAGACCTTAGATGTTGTAAGAAATATCTCTAATACTTCCCTCCTGTGCAATCAACTCGATGACAGtggtatataacatatatagaCAGAATAACTCTTGTTACTGTAGTTTGTTGATTATAGCTCTGAATTCTGATATTATATCCTTAGTTTGGTACTCAGTGGTAATGCACTTCTTTTAGGTTCTGGCAATCTCTCTCAGCTGTCACGTGCTGCAGATCCATGGTCATTGTATATGAAGACAGTTGTATCTGCCAAATGGGTGTGGCCGCTGAATCTTCTATAGGTGGTGAAGCGGAGACTGTGGATGCAACCAAATTGATTCAGGGCACACTTTATAAGGGGATTATGAAATCCAATGCACGTATGATAACTAAACTGACTATTACTTCTAGTCTTAGTAGCTTCGAGTTTGAGAAGGAATAAATTATGATTGAAAGTTGTTACATGTGTCTGCAGAGAGCTATCTGGCAAACTTGTCTCTGTACCCAGGAAAGTCTGAGCTGCCATTTTTGCCACTCAATACACAGGTATGTAATGTCTTTGTAGTTAATTATAATGTGTTTAATTATATAGTCATTGCGATTTGTTGCTGTATGTCAGTTGTAAACTTTTAATCATTACTTCCTTAGAGTGTCCAATAGCTCTTATAGAAGATTCAGTTTATGTGTAACAAGAATCCTCCAGGGTTATAAAAAAGTTCAGGACAGTTTTTATCGTATgatgcataaaaaaaaaattctttaaggAAGTAAGCTTGATTGAAAACCATGCATTTACAAAATTTCTTTGAGGAAGTCTGACTTTCATATAACCTCTTTCACTTGATGTTGGTATCGTATGATTCACATTAGCAGCTTCTTTCTATAATATCCTTAAAGCCAGTGGCGGAGCTACCTTAGAGCCCACGGGGTCACGTGCCCCTaggcatttaaaaaaaaaaaattcaaagtagaCTTTTCTATTAGTAAgagtaaaagtgtaaaattaatactaaagtcttttgatgataaatactccctcattttagtaattttgtcttattaatttattttgtcttatttttttaattaggtcagttgatttattttgttcattttcttttatggtatgtcgtatttaaaattttagcaagtaagggtaaaagagttgttaattttacaaatgaaaCTTTGCCGAAATTTCGTCCATTAATTGGTGCCCCCTAGGTCTTCGAACCCAGTTGCAACACATGgctggatttgaatgaattgaaGCGTACTTACCAAAAAAGCAAAACTACTTATTTCCCAAATATCTTTGATTTGAATGATTCACATAAAGCATTCTTCTCTATTTGAGAAATTCTGAATGGTAGTCTAAGATTTTGTCTTTTCTCAATGGTAGCCAAAAAAATATGCTTATACTAATGTTATTCTTGTGATCTTGTAAATGGACCACCAGTAACATAAAGCTATTGTAAATGCTGTTTGACAAGAATATAATCGGCTAATGATATAACAATGGTCAAGAGTACAGGAATGCATTAcaacaaaatttgaaattgaaatgCAACTTTTCAACTTAGCAttcttttaactatttttactTCATGAGAAAACAATAATGGCATAGCTACACAGGTCAAAATTCTGGTTAACATATCTCGCTCTTTCGGTAGACGTTAGTATTTGTCCCTTGCTAAAATAATAGCAAACAATCTCAAAAGCTTTGAATATGTAAGGGGACTCATTGGTTTATTTCTAGACCAGCAATTTACCTTGTGTTCCAAAGGGATGTTCTCTCTTCCATGGGGCATTTATGCCAAGCGCCACAGTGCACTTCATTCCACAcaacagaaaataaaaaaatgtcaaaacATTTTAGTAGTGATGTGAAGCCAGAAATTGACAACAAAAAATACTACTATATGGTTATGTGGGGTAATTAAGTAAAGATCAGGTGCTTAGTTAATTTAGTGTATTCTTTATGATTATATTGTTTAATCATGTCAACAATTAGTTTTATGCTACCATTGGTTAATCTAAATTATATATAGGGCTACCATTGAAACAAATATACTCTTTTATTTGGCTACCATTGAGTAAAAAAGAGCAGAATTTTGTGTGGGGGTGGGGGGGGCGGGGGGAGAGAATCATAGTGGTTGTGAATTTGGCTTTCGAGCACAAAAACCTATATTCAGGGGCACTGGTCTAGACATATCAGCAATAAGTCCTTTAGCCAATACTTATTCCTAACATGCACTATACAAGGAAATAGCACTAAGGAGTTCGTTAGTTGCTGATTGGTGAACATGTGGCCAAGTAGTGGACAGTTTTTCAGCATGCCTGCTATTTACCTTATTGTTCCATTTAGGTTGTTAAAATTTGTCATTAATATTGTTCCATTCATTTATGTTGGACATATGTTGAAGCTAATATTTACCTTAAAATCATGTTGTTTTTAAATTGGCATTGATACATTGAGAAGAGCAGTGATTATGGATTGTTAGTTCATATTCAAACATCAGTTTTAGAGAAAACATCCCTTCTGACAGTTTCTGTTGAACAGGCCGTCATCCTGCAACCGATCGGTGACAAGGGAATTGCAGTTATAGGTGGTGATACCATAAGGGGGTTTTCCACGGCTGACCAGGTCAATGCTTAAGTTTTCAAGTGTAATGTTTAAAAAGGTTCTTGTATGTGTTTTTACTTTTGGATCTGAGTGAGCATCAGTGTGAATGGTGAAGTTTTGAATTCGACAAACTTGCAAATTGCAAAATCATTCCATTGTGATGTTTGCAAATGGCTCGACACAAATTGGGAAGAAACAATTGGAAGAATCATTACTAAAGTGGTGGTATGGATTGATATTCTCATACTCAACAATCCTCTTGAGCTTAGTATAAATTTCATAGGGGTTTTTATCAAGGAAAAGGAATGGTTAGTGTGAGAGCAAGACAAATAAACAAGAAAATGCGTGGAAGAGAATAAGAGATTGATAGAAAGGTTGAGTTTCTGGATGAGAATAGGAGAGAGTGTGAGACGCCATGCCTCAAAAAGGAAATGTAGGGAATTCAGTCGAGCGGACCAAAATGACATTTAAAGCAAGCTTAGAGGGACAGAGGAATTATATGATAGTATGAGACAGGGGCAAAGCTAGTAAGCTACAATATGACAAGGCTCAACGACGACTCCCCTataaaattaaggtttattttATGTACCCATTGGTCCCACTATCCGCATTACATAAATGTTCAAATAAcctaaaattttgacaattttcgCTCCCCCACCTAAAGTCCTTTTTATGATGTTGATATGATAATTTTCAGCACAACTGTGATATGAGAGTGGATTTTGTAGATTATGTGCATGAACTAATCTAAACTTGTTCTTCATTGTGAAATGAACTATTCTAAACTTGTCTTGCATTTCCTTGTCTTGCTCTTTGTTGTGCCTATGGCATGTTCAgggtcttttgttttcatttgcagATCTTCACGAGCGAGCCGCAACCTCCTTATCTCTATGATAAGGGTACGGTTTGCCGCCTTCGATCCTCTTTAGACCCTCCCCAGATCTTGATTGAGCGGGATATATTGAGTATGGTTATAATGATGAGTTCTTTTTGAACTTCTCTGGCTTTACTTTTCTAGTTAGATCTATATTTTAGGATGCCTCCTATTGTACATTTTGTGGAAATAACTTTTGTATGATTTTTATACAACATTCCATTATTTCAATGTCACTAATTGGTTCTTAACTATGTGGAATTTGCCGTTGGATATGTGCAACCTtatccttgttagtgataaatAAGAGGTTGTTTCAGATTGACCATTTGTTACAAGcatcatttgcaacttcacatCTATGAAACATGCACCCGATTTAATGAGTCAGTttaatatagtccattataatgcGAAATCGaagttttataaatttttagccCCATGTACATTTTTGCAGAACATTAATGTTTATATAAAACAAGGTTTTCCTGTATTTGGATGGGTAACTTGAAAGTTCTGGTATCTCTTTCACATGTCCAAACTAGCAGTTACAATTTTGGAGGCTATATTATTTTTATGCCATAGTTTTTTAATTGACTTGATGATTGATATTCCCTAACTCTTTATCACCTTCCAACTCACATTTAGAATTATGCACAAGTGATTATTCAGTATAATGATTCTTTATTTGCCCCTTGCAGTAGTAGTTgataaattgacattaatttCATTCCagctaaaatttgattttataataCTCCAAGTCAAACAAACTCTCTTGCATGTTACAGGCATGGATATCATTGATTGGTGACAAATTGGATGCTACGTTGACGAAGTCAGTGATGAAAAACGAACTAACGACACAAGATGCAGGTCTataatgtgattctttgggTTTACTTTATTTGTACAGACGCGAGTCGGTGAAGTTTGTATGAAAGGTGATTCTGATTTGATTTTCCCGAATTCATGGTGAAGTAGCATGTCATAATCTATGTTCAAATTACTTTGTCTGgtagaattatatttttaacatGAATTCATCAGAGAGATCAATATCAACTATCAAATTCAGTTCCATCCTTTACAAAGGGACATTTTTATTACTGGAACTTCAAATCTCAGCCTTACACTAATGTAGGCATTGATATAATCGTGTAATGTGCAATAAAAGAATTAACAGAGGGATAACGCCAATTTTCTTTAGGAGTTTAAACCTGATACTCTGAAGATGAATTCAGGTTGCTGGTCATTCCTGAAAATGATATTAGATTAATTTTTGACTTGAACGCATGGATGGCTCAGTTGTCCGTCTTACCTGTATACTTATTGGCACTTTCACATTTATGAACACGTTTGAAAACTTGCTGCTATTCCATTGAAGCTACTTTGTTCACCGCTCCTCTTGTCGAAGCTGCAAATATTCTGTTCTTGTGTATACTAACAATGATAGTTACCATTGCTTTTATCACTATTTTAATACCATTTAACCAACCCTTTCCTTGGTTTTCTATCGAGACTGTTCTTCCTCTCCAAACATGAAATAAGTTGGTAAGAATTCCATGTTGCAATTTCAGGCAGCACAGGTGTTGTAAAAAGATGCAACAAAGGACCTGATTCATATATTTTACACCTTCGCCCAATATTCTTTTTTCACTACCATTTTCGGTAAATATATGAACTCTCACTAGAGAGGCTTGCTTCCCTTATGACTTCAACTGGGAGGGCAGTGGGAAAGCTACTCCAAGTAAACTGACTAGCCTACGCTAAAGAACCTCTTCGCTTTGCTTTGTTTGAGTCACTTCGTCCCGAAAGCTTTTGTGCGAAGAGTATACAAAGGTCAAGCGTCAAAGGGACAAATATCATTTCACATCTGATTAAATTTAACCCGCTAATCTAATGGCATATAGAGTTTAATCGTCTTGTAGATCTATTTAATAGATGCACTAAAAGTGTTTTTGAGAGCATAGTGTTCTGCATTCTCTTAGTCAACGAGCAAGAACTAGAATACAGAGTCACTGGTCTTATTTTTGTTTCCTCACTGAAATTGTCATGATATTTATAATGATCAACTAATATTCCAATTACTGATTTTGCTCTCATATAGATGTCTGATATATTTGTATAAGAATTATTGGAA
This region includes:
- the LOC130820617 gene encoding protein COFACTOR ASSEMBLY OF COMPLEX C SUBUNIT B CCB4, chloroplastic, with the protein product MERGTLIVMHHPFWHTLKQPTRNLRSLTPTFPPFITKASISNYIQSEGYKGPKPKRNFVADWVSNNDDVARSLPIYIGGFSLIAVLFNRAVSGIAPVADASSSQSRADLLALGLAVTNILSGLVWLSIRPKSISKVDPKGVECCRISHNLPDFVVTELKWFWQSLSAVTCCRSMVIVYEDSCICQMGVAAESSIGGEAETVDATKLIQGTLYKGIMKSNAQSYLANLSLYPGKSELPFLPLNTQAVILQPIGDKGIAVIGGDTIRGFSTADQAWISLIGDKLDATLTKSVMKNELTTQDAGL